Proteins encoded within one genomic window of Pongo pygmaeus isolate AG05252 chromosome 18, NHGRI_mPonPyg2-v2.0_pri, whole genome shotgun sequence:
- the IRX3 gene encoding iroquois-class homeodomain protein IRX-3 isoform X5, with amino-acid sequence MSFPQLGYQYIRPLYPSERPGAAGGSGGSAGARGGPGAGASELAASGSLSNVLSSVYGAPYAAAAAAAAAQGYGAFLPYAAELPIFPQLGAQYELKDSPGVQHPAAAAAFPHPHPAFYPYGQYQFGDPSRPKNATRESTSTLKAWLNEHRKNPYPTKGEKIMLAIITKMTLTQVSTWFANARRRLKKENKMTWAPRSRTDEEGNAYGSEREEEDEEEDEEDGKRELELEEEELGGEEEDTGGEGLADDDEDEEIDLENLDGAATGPELSLAGAARRDGDLGLGPISDSKNSDSEDSSEGLEDRPLPVLSLAPAPPSVVVASPSPPSPPVGLDPCAPAPTPSSALQKPKIWSLAETATSPDNPRRSPPGAGGSPPGAAVAPSALQLSPAAAAAAHRLVSAPLGKFPAWTNRPFPGPPPGPHPHPLSLLGSAPPHLLGLPGAAGHPAAAAAFARPAEPEGGTDRCSALEVEKKLLKTAFQPVPRR; translated from the exons ATGTCCTTCCCCCAGCTGGGATACCAATACATCCGCCCGCTTTACCCGTCCGAGCGCCCGGGGGCCGCTGGCGGCAGCGGCGGCAGCGCGGGGGCCCGGGGCGGCCCGGGTGCCGGAGCCTCGGAGCTGGCCGCCTCGGGGTCCCTGTCCAACGTGCTCTCGTCCGTGTACGGGGCGCCCTACGCCGCGGCCGCTGCGGCCGCCGCCGCCCAAGGCTACGGCGCCTTCCTGCCCTACGCCGCGGAGCTGCCCATCTTCCCGCAGCTG GGCGCGCAGTATGAGTTGAAGGACAGCCCCGGGGTGCAGCATCCGGCCGCGGCTGCTGCGTTTCCGCACCCGCACCCCGCCTTCTACCCGTATGGCCAGTACCAGTTCGGGGACCCGTCCCGTCCCAAGAACGCCACCAGGGAGAGCACCAGCACGCTCAAGGCCTGGCTCAACGAGCACCGCAAGAATCCCTACCCCACCAAGGGCGAGAAGATCATGCTGGCCATCATCACCAAGATGACCCTCACCCAGGTGTCCACCTGGTTCGCCAACGCTCGCCGGCGCCTCAAGAAAGAGAATAAGATGACTTGGGCGCCTCGCAGCCGCACTGACGAGGAGGGAAACGCTTATGGGAGCGAGCGCGAGGAGGAAGACgaagaggaggacgaggaggacggCAAACGCGAGCTAGAGCTAGAGGAGGAGGAGCtcgggggggaggaggaggacacGGGGGGCGAGGGCCTGGCTGACGACGACGAGGACGAGGAGATCGATTTGGAGAACTTAGACGGCGCGGCCACCGGGCCTGAGCTGTCCCTGGCTGGGGCGGCGCGCAGGGATGGCGACCTAGGCCTGGGACCCATTTCGGACTCCAAAAATAGCGACTCGGAAGATAGCTCTGAGGGCTTAGAGGACCGGCCACTACCGGTCCTGAGTCTGGCTCCAGCGCCACCATCAGTGGTCGTGGCCTCGCCGTCTCCGCCCTCGCCCCCTGTGGGCCTGGACCCCTGCGCTCCCGCACCAACCCCCTCCTCCGCCCTGCAGAAGCCCAAGATCTGGTCCCTCGCAGAGACTGCCACAAGCCCGGACAACCCGCGCCGCTCGCCTCCCGGCGCGGGGGGGTCTCCACCGGGGGCAGCGGTCGCGCCTTCCGCCCTGCAGCTCTctccggccgccgccgccgccgctcacAGACTGGTTTCAGCGCCGCTGGGCAAGTTCCCGGCTTGGACCAACCGGCCGTTTCCAGGCCCACCGCCCGGCCCCCACCCGCACCCGCTCTCCCTGCTGGGCTCTGCCCCTCCGCACCTGCTGGGACTTCCCGGAGCCGCGGGCCACCCGGCTGCCGCCGCCGCCTTCGCTCGGCCCGCGGAGCCCGAAGGCGGAACAG ATCGCTGTAGTGCCTTGGAAGTGGAGAAAAAGTTACTCAAGACAGCTTTCCAGCCCGTGCCCAGGCG
- the IRX3 gene encoding iroquois-class homeodomain protein IRX-3 isoform X4, translating into MSFPQLGYQYIRPLYPSERPGAAGGSGGSAGARGGPGAGASELAASGSLSNVLSSVYGAPYAAAAAAAAAQGYGAFLPYAAELPIFPQLGAQYELKDSPGVQHPAAAAAFPHPHPAFYPYGQYQFGDPSRPKNATRESTSTLKAWLNEHRKNPYPTKGEKIMLAIITKMTLTQVSTWFANARRRLKKENKMTWAPRSRTDEEGNAYGSEREEEDEEEDEEDGKRELELEEEELGGEEEDTGGEGLADDDEDEEIDLENLDGAATGPELSLAGAARRDGDLGLGPISDSKNSDSEDSSEGLEDRPLPVLSLAPAPPSVVVASPSPPSPPVGLDPCAPAPTPSSALQKPKIWSLAETATSPDNPRRSPPGAGGSPPGAAVAPSALQLSPAAAAAAHRLVSAPLGKFPAWTNRPFPGPPPGPHPHPLSLLGSAPPHLLGLPGAAGHPAAAAAFARPAEPEGGTDRCSALEVEKKLLKTAFQPVPRRAPRRGSRSSSRTWT; encoded by the exons ATGTCCTTCCCCCAGCTGGGATACCAATACATCCGCCCGCTTTACCCGTCCGAGCGCCCGGGGGCCGCTGGCGGCAGCGGCGGCAGCGCGGGGGCCCGGGGCGGCCCGGGTGCCGGAGCCTCGGAGCTGGCCGCCTCGGGGTCCCTGTCCAACGTGCTCTCGTCCGTGTACGGGGCGCCCTACGCCGCGGCCGCTGCGGCCGCCGCCGCCCAAGGCTACGGCGCCTTCCTGCCCTACGCCGCGGAGCTGCCCATCTTCCCGCAGCTG GGCGCGCAGTATGAGTTGAAGGACAGCCCCGGGGTGCAGCATCCGGCCGCGGCTGCTGCGTTTCCGCACCCGCACCCCGCCTTCTACCCGTATGGCCAGTACCAGTTCGGGGACCCGTCCCGTCCCAAGAACGCCACCAGGGAGAGCACCAGCACGCTCAAGGCCTGGCTCAACGAGCACCGCAAGAATCCCTACCCCACCAAGGGCGAGAAGATCATGCTGGCCATCATCACCAAGATGACCCTCACCCAGGTGTCCACCTGGTTCGCCAACGCTCGCCGGCGCCTCAAGAAAGAGAATAAGATGACTTGGGCGCCTCGCAGCCGCACTGACGAGGAGGGAAACGCTTATGGGAGCGAGCGCGAGGAGGAAGACgaagaggaggacgaggaggacggCAAACGCGAGCTAGAGCTAGAGGAGGAGGAGCtcgggggggaggaggaggacacGGGGGGCGAGGGCCTGGCTGACGACGACGAGGACGAGGAGATCGATTTGGAGAACTTAGACGGCGCGGCCACCGGGCCTGAGCTGTCCCTGGCTGGGGCGGCGCGCAGGGATGGCGACCTAGGCCTGGGACCCATTTCGGACTCCAAAAATAGCGACTCGGAAGATAGCTCTGAGGGCTTAGAGGACCGGCCACTACCGGTCCTGAGTCTGGCTCCAGCGCCACCATCAGTGGTCGTGGCCTCGCCGTCTCCGCCCTCGCCCCCTGTGGGCCTGGACCCCTGCGCTCCCGCACCAACCCCCTCCTCCGCCCTGCAGAAGCCCAAGATCTGGTCCCTCGCAGAGACTGCCACAAGCCCGGACAACCCGCGCCGCTCGCCTCCCGGCGCGGGGGGGTCTCCACCGGGGGCAGCGGTCGCGCCTTCCGCCCTGCAGCTCTctccggccgccgccgccgccgctcacAGACTGGTTTCAGCGCCGCTGGGCAAGTTCCCGGCTTGGACCAACCGGCCGTTTCCAGGCCCACCGCCCGGCCCCCACCCGCACCCGCTCTCCCTGCTGGGCTCTGCCCCTCCGCACCTGCTGGGACTTCCCGGAGCCGCGGGCCACCCGGCTGCCGCCGCCGCCTTCGCTCGGCCCGCGGAGCCCGAAGGCGGAACAG ATCGCTGTAGTGCCTTGGAAGTGGAGAAAAAGTTACTCAAGACAGCTTTCCAGCCCGTGCCCAGGCG CGCCCCCAGACGTGGATCCCGCTCATCCTCGCGGACTTGGACCTGA
- the IRX3 gene encoding iroquois-class homeodomain protein IRX-3 isoform X3 encodes MSFPQLGYQYIRPLYPSERPGAAGGSGGSAGARGGPGAGASELAASGSLSNVLSSVYGAPYAAAAAAAAAQGYGAFLPYAAELPIFPQLGAQYELKDSPGVQHPAAAAAFPHPHPAFYPYGQYQFGDPSRPKNATRESTSTLKAWLNEHRKNPYPTKGEKIMLAIITKMTLTQVSTWFANARRRLKKENKMTWAPRSRTDEEGNAYGSEREEEDEEEDEEDGKRELELEEEELGGEEEDTGGEGLADDDEDEEIDLENLDGAATGPELSLAGAARRDGDLGLGPISDSKNSDSEDSSEGLEDRPLPVLSLAPAPPSVVVASPSPPSPPVGLDPCAPAPTPSSALQKPKIWSLAETATSPDNPRRSPPGAGGSPPGAAVAPSALQLSPAAAAAAHRLVSAPLGKFPAWTNRPFPGPPPGPHPHPLSLLGSAPPHLLGLPGAAGHPAAAAAFARPAEPEGGTDRCSALEVEKKLLKTAFQPVPRRPQNHLDAALVLSALSSS; translated from the exons ATGTCCTTCCCCCAGCTGGGATACCAATACATCCGCCCGCTTTACCCGTCCGAGCGCCCGGGGGCCGCTGGCGGCAGCGGCGGCAGCGCGGGGGCCCGGGGCGGCCCGGGTGCCGGAGCCTCGGAGCTGGCCGCCTCGGGGTCCCTGTCCAACGTGCTCTCGTCCGTGTACGGGGCGCCCTACGCCGCGGCCGCTGCGGCCGCCGCCGCCCAAGGCTACGGCGCCTTCCTGCCCTACGCCGCGGAGCTGCCCATCTTCCCGCAGCTG GGCGCGCAGTATGAGTTGAAGGACAGCCCCGGGGTGCAGCATCCGGCCGCGGCTGCTGCGTTTCCGCACCCGCACCCCGCCTTCTACCCGTATGGCCAGTACCAGTTCGGGGACCCGTCCCGTCCCAAGAACGCCACCAGGGAGAGCACCAGCACGCTCAAGGCCTGGCTCAACGAGCACCGCAAGAATCCCTACCCCACCAAGGGCGAGAAGATCATGCTGGCCATCATCACCAAGATGACCCTCACCCAGGTGTCCACCTGGTTCGCCAACGCTCGCCGGCGCCTCAAGAAAGAGAATAAGATGACTTGGGCGCCTCGCAGCCGCACTGACGAGGAGGGAAACGCTTATGGGAGCGAGCGCGAGGAGGAAGACgaagaggaggacgaggaggacggCAAACGCGAGCTAGAGCTAGAGGAGGAGGAGCtcgggggggaggaggaggacacGGGGGGCGAGGGCCTGGCTGACGACGACGAGGACGAGGAGATCGATTTGGAGAACTTAGACGGCGCGGCCACCGGGCCTGAGCTGTCCCTGGCTGGGGCGGCGCGCAGGGATGGCGACCTAGGCCTGGGACCCATTTCGGACTCCAAAAATAGCGACTCGGAAGATAGCTCTGAGGGCTTAGAGGACCGGCCACTACCGGTCCTGAGTCTGGCTCCAGCGCCACCATCAGTGGTCGTGGCCTCGCCGTCTCCGCCCTCGCCCCCTGTGGGCCTGGACCCCTGCGCTCCCGCACCAACCCCCTCCTCCGCCCTGCAGAAGCCCAAGATCTGGTCCCTCGCAGAGACTGCCACAAGCCCGGACAACCCGCGCCGCTCGCCTCCCGGCGCGGGGGGGTCTCCACCGGGGGCAGCGGTCGCGCCTTCCGCCCTGCAGCTCTctccggccgccgccgccgccgctcacAGACTGGTTTCAGCGCCGCTGGGCAAGTTCCCGGCTTGGACCAACCGGCCGTTTCCAGGCCCACCGCCCGGCCCCCACCCGCACCCGCTCTCCCTGCTGGGCTCTGCCCCTCCGCACCTGCTGGGACTTCCCGGAGCCGCGGGCCACCCGGCTGCCGCCGCCGCCTTCGCTCGGCCCGCGGAGCCCGAAGGCGGAACAG ATCGCTGTAGTGCCTTGGAAGTGGAGAAAAAGTTACTCAAGACAGCTTTCCAGCCCGTGCCCAGGCG GCCCCAGAACCATCTGGACGCCGCCCTGGTCTTATCGGCTCTCTCCTCATCCTAG
- the IRX3 gene encoding iroquois-class homeodomain protein IRX-3 isoform X2 → MSFPQLGYQYIRPLYPSERPGAAGGSGGSAGARGGPGAGASELAASGSLSNVLSSVYGAPYAAAAAAAAAQGYGAFLPYAAELPIFPQLGAQYELKDSPGVQHPAAAAAFPHPHPAFYPYGQYQFGDPSRPKNATRESTSTLKAWLNEHRKNPYPTKGEKIMLAIITKMTLTQVSTWFANARRRLKKENKMTWAPRSRTDEEGNAYGSEREEEDEEEDEEDGKRELELEEEELGGEEEDTGGEGLADDDEDEEIDLENLDGAATGPELSLAGAARRDGDLGLGPISDSKNSDSEDSSEGLEDRPLPVLSLAPAPPSVVVASPSPPSPPVGLDPCAPAPTPSSALQKPKIWSLAETATSPDNPRRSPPGAGGSPPGAAVAPSALQLSPAAAAAAHRLVSAPLGKFPAWTNRPFPGPPPGPHPHPLSLLGSAPPHLLGLPGAAGHPAAAAAFARPAEPEGGTDRCSALEVEKKLLKTAFQPVPRRPRPRVLTPRTHPTVKPQHTHLQLDIILHCDTFLTIGPNPSRISPP, encoded by the exons ATGTCCTTCCCCCAGCTGGGATACCAATACATCCGCCCGCTTTACCCGTCCGAGCGCCCGGGGGCCGCTGGCGGCAGCGGCGGCAGCGCGGGGGCCCGGGGCGGCCCGGGTGCCGGAGCCTCGGAGCTGGCCGCCTCGGGGTCCCTGTCCAACGTGCTCTCGTCCGTGTACGGGGCGCCCTACGCCGCGGCCGCTGCGGCCGCCGCCGCCCAAGGCTACGGCGCCTTCCTGCCCTACGCCGCGGAGCTGCCCATCTTCCCGCAGCTG GGCGCGCAGTATGAGTTGAAGGACAGCCCCGGGGTGCAGCATCCGGCCGCGGCTGCTGCGTTTCCGCACCCGCACCCCGCCTTCTACCCGTATGGCCAGTACCAGTTCGGGGACCCGTCCCGTCCCAAGAACGCCACCAGGGAGAGCACCAGCACGCTCAAGGCCTGGCTCAACGAGCACCGCAAGAATCCCTACCCCACCAAGGGCGAGAAGATCATGCTGGCCATCATCACCAAGATGACCCTCACCCAGGTGTCCACCTGGTTCGCCAACGCTCGCCGGCGCCTCAAGAAAGAGAATAAGATGACTTGGGCGCCTCGCAGCCGCACTGACGAGGAGGGAAACGCTTATGGGAGCGAGCGCGAGGAGGAAGACgaagaggaggacgaggaggacggCAAACGCGAGCTAGAGCTAGAGGAGGAGGAGCtcgggggggaggaggaggacacGGGGGGCGAGGGCCTGGCTGACGACGACGAGGACGAGGAGATCGATTTGGAGAACTTAGACGGCGCGGCCACCGGGCCTGAGCTGTCCCTGGCTGGGGCGGCGCGCAGGGATGGCGACCTAGGCCTGGGACCCATTTCGGACTCCAAAAATAGCGACTCGGAAGATAGCTCTGAGGGCTTAGAGGACCGGCCACTACCGGTCCTGAGTCTGGCTCCAGCGCCACCATCAGTGGTCGTGGCCTCGCCGTCTCCGCCCTCGCCCCCTGTGGGCCTGGACCCCTGCGCTCCCGCACCAACCCCCTCCTCCGCCCTGCAGAAGCCCAAGATCTGGTCCCTCGCAGAGACTGCCACAAGCCCGGACAACCCGCGCCGCTCGCCTCCCGGCGCGGGGGGGTCTCCACCGGGGGCAGCGGTCGCGCCTTCCGCCCTGCAGCTCTctccggccgccgccgccgccgctcacAGACTGGTTTCAGCGCCGCTGGGCAAGTTCCCGGCTTGGACCAACCGGCCGTTTCCAGGCCCACCGCCCGGCCCCCACCCGCACCCGCTCTCCCTGCTGGGCTCTGCCCCTCCGCACCTGCTGGGACTTCCCGGAGCCGCGGGCCACCCGGCTGCCGCCGCCGCCTTCGCTCGGCCCGCGGAGCCCGAAGGCGGAACAG ATCGCTGTAGTGCCTTGGAAGTGGAGAAAAAGTTACTCAAGACAGCTTTCCAGCCCGTGCCCAGGCG CCCCAGACCTCGGGTCCTGACGCCTCGTACCCATCCTACAGTtaaaccccaacacacacatctacaactgGACATAATTTTACATTGCGACACCTTCCTGACGATCGGCCCCAATCCAAGTAGGATCTCCCCGCCCTAG